One Glycine max cultivar Williams 82 chromosome 3, Glycine_max_v4.0, whole genome shotgun sequence DNA window includes the following coding sequences:
- the LOC100789675 gene encoding riboflavin biosynthesis protein PYRD, chloroplastic isoform X2, whose amino-acid sequence MAKLLVKASTLKQANLMLRTPPCTEALIKAKVKKVVVGMVDPNPIVAFKGVERLRDAGIEVIVGVEEELCKSLNEPYIHRMLTGKPFLTLRYSLSVNGNFLDLLGNGVTDCGGYHSRLLQEYDAVVISSSLFSENLSVPASQEPGANQPIRIIIHKDPGSSKQIQLAINGVTGKVIIFTDNKTVTAPEVAQQGIEIVVLDQINLDVILDYCNCQGLCSVLLDIRGSFGEFEELVKEGIKKNYINKFVTEILPVWDGLAEPDPLQTLKSSEQGLKVVNLKSMASDQSVVIEGYFKL is encoded by the exons ATGGCAAAGTTGTTGGTGAAGGCTTCCACCCTAAAGCAGGCCAACCTCATGCTGAG GACTCCACCTTGCACTGAAGCTCTAATTAAAGCTAAAGTGAAAAAGGTTGTTGTCGGGATGGTGGATCCAAATCCCATAGTTGCCTTCAAAGGGGTGGAAAGATTGAGAGATGCGGGAATTGAAGTTATTGTGGGTGTAGAGGAAGAGCTATGCAAGAGCCTCAATGAGCCCTATATTCATCGCATGTTGACTGGAAAGCCTTTCCTTACTTTGAG ATATTCTCTTTCTGTCAATGGAAACTTTTTGGACTTACTTGGGAATGGAGTTACAGACTGTGGTGGATACCACTCAAGGTTATTACAAGAATATGATGCAGTGGTAATCTCTTCTTCCTTATTCAGTGAAAATTTGTCAGTTCCTGCATCTCAAGAACCTGGAGCCAACCAACCAATTCGGATTATAATACATAAAGATCCTGGTTCTTCAAAACAAATTCAACTAGCCATCAATGGTGTTACTGGCAAAGTAATAATCTTTACAGACAATAAAACAGTAACAGCTCCTGAAGTGGCTCAACAAGGAATTGAAATTGTAGTTCTGGATCAAATAAATCTGGATGTGATCTTGGATTATTGTAATTGTCAAGGATTGTGCAGTGTTCTGTTAGATATTAGAGGGAGTTTTGGTGAGTTTGAAGAGCTTGTTAAGGAAGGTATCAAGAAGaactatattaataaatttgtcaCAGAAATTTTGCCAGTTTGGGACGGATTGGCTGAGCCAGATCCTCTGCAGACATTGAAGAGCTCAGAGCAAGGACTAAAAGTGGTCAATTTGAAGTCCATGGCCTCAGATCAGAGTGTTGTGATTGAGGGATATTTTAAACTTTAG
- the LOC100789675 gene encoding riboflavin biosynthesis protein PYRD, chloroplastic isoform X1, translating to MQALCPSFPDCSTLRVPRFSISATPPNFASFLSPSKAGIKLSCGIHKPVWRSRCDGLRVQCAASNGENDDDDGFYIRRCVELARKAVGFTSPNPLVGCVIVKDGKVVGEGFHPKAGQPHAEVFALRDAGDLAQSATAYVSLEPCNHFGRTPPCTEALIKAKVKKVVVGMVDPNPIVAFKGVERLRDAGIEVIVGVEEELCKSLNEPYIHRMLTGKPFLTLRYSLSVNGNFLDLLGNGVTDCGGYHSRLLQEYDAVVISSSLFSENLSVPASQEPGANQPIRIIIHKDPGSSKQIQLAINGVTGKVIIFTDNKTVTAPEVAQQGIEIVVLDQINLDVILDYCNCQGLCSVLLDIRGSFGEFEELVKEGIKKNYINKFVTEILPVWDGLAEPDPLQTLKSSEQGLKVVNLKSMASDQSVVIEGYFKL from the exons ATGCAAGCACTGTGTCCTTCATTCCCAGATTGCAGCACTCTTCGAGTGCCCAGATTCTCAATCAGTGCCACTCCTCCaaattttgcatcttttctgagcCCCTCCAAGGCTGGAATCAAATTGAGTTGTGGGATTCACAAACCAGTTTGGAGGAGTAGGTGTGATGGTTTAAGGGTACAGTGTGCAGCCTCCAATggagaaaatgatgatgatgatgggttTTACATCAGAAGGTGTGTTGAGCTTGCAAGGAAGGCTGTTGGGTTCACCAGCCCCAATCCATTGGTGGGGTGTGTTATTGTAAAGGATGGCAAAGTTGTTGGTGAAGGCTTCCACCCTAAAGCAGGCCAACCTCATGCTGAG GTGTTTGCTCTGAGAGATGCTGGTGATTTGGCACAAAGTGCAACGGCTTATGTGAGCTTGGAACCTTGTAATCATTTTGGCAGGACTCCACCTTGCACTGAAGCTCTAATTAAAGCTAAAGTGAAAAAGGTTGTTGTCGGGATGGTGGATCCAAATCCCATAGTTGCCTTCAAAGGGGTGGAAAGATTGAGAGATGCGGGAATTGAAGTTATTGTGGGTGTAGAGGAAGAGCTATGCAAGAGCCTCAATGAGCCCTATATTCATCGCATGTTGACTGGAAAGCCTTTCCTTACTTTGAG ATATTCTCTTTCTGTCAATGGAAACTTTTTGGACTTACTTGGGAATGGAGTTACAGACTGTGGTGGATACCACTCAAGGTTATTACAAGAATATGATGCAGTGGTAATCTCTTCTTCCTTATTCAGTGAAAATTTGTCAGTTCCTGCATCTCAAGAACCTGGAGCCAACCAACCAATTCGGATTATAATACATAAAGATCCTGGTTCTTCAAAACAAATTCAACTAGCCATCAATGGTGTTACTGGCAAAGTAATAATCTTTACAGACAATAAAACAGTAACAGCTCCTGAAGTGGCTCAACAAGGAATTGAAATTGTAGTTCTGGATCAAATAAATCTGGATGTGATCTTGGATTATTGTAATTGTCAAGGATTGTGCAGTGTTCTGTTAGATATTAGAGGGAGTTTTGGTGAGTTTGAAGAGCTTGTTAAGGAAGGTATCAAGAAGaactatattaataaatttgtcaCAGAAATTTTGCCAGTTTGGGACGGATTGGCTGAGCCAGATCCTCTGCAGACATTGAAGAGCTCAGAGCAAGGACTAAAAGTGGTCAATTTGAAGTCCATGGCCTCAGATCAGAGTGTTGTGATTGAGGGATATTTTAAACTTTAG